A window of Kineococcus sp. NBC_00420 genomic DNA:
CCTCGGCCAGCGTCTTGCCGGTGTCCAGGGTCTCGGTGTGGGCGATCTCCTCGCGGTCGCGCTGCAGCAGGTCCGCGGTGCGCTCCAGCAGGGCCGCGCGCTCGGCGACGGGCGTCGAGGGCCAGGTGCCCTCGTCGAAGGCGGCCCGGGCGGCGAGGACGGCGGCCTCCGCGTCGGCAGCGCCGGCTTCGTCCACCACGGTGAAGGTCCGGCCGTCGTAGGGGTTGACGACCTCGCGCGTCTCCCCGGCCAGGGCCGAGCGCCACTCACCGGCGACGAAGAGTTCAGGCACTGGGTCCTCCTCAGGTGTGGGGTGGTCGTCCGGGTGGGACCATCCCAGCTGGAAGTGATCGCGTGCAAGGAGGAACACCAGATGTCTGCTGGAACCCGGGTGGTGGCCTGCCCGTTGGCCGCCCTGCCCCCCGGTGAGGTGGTGCGGCTCGACCGCCCCGAACTCACCGCGCCCGTCTCGGTCTTCAACGTCGACGGCGAACTCTTCGCCATCGACGACACCTGCACCCACGCCGACGAATCCCTGGCCGAGGGCTGGGTCGAGGACTGCGCGGTGGAGTGCCCCCGGCACGCCTCGGCCTTCGACCTGCGCACCGGGGTGCCGTGGAGCCCACCCGCCCTCACCCCGGTGCGGACGCACCTCGTCGAGGTCGTCGACGGGGAGGTCGTCGTCGAGGTCGGGACGCCGCGTCCGAACTGACGGGGTCTAGCGGAAGACGACGGTGGAGTGGCCGTTGAGCAGGACGCGCTGCTGGCAGTGCCACTTCACCGCGCGGGACAGCGCCAGCGCCTCGGCGTCCCGGCCCACCGTGGCCAGGGCGACCGGGTCGTGGGTGTGGTCGATGCGGATGACCTCCTGCTCGATGATCGGACCCTCGTCGAGGTCGGGGGTCACGTAGTGGGCCGTGGCCCCGACGAGCTTCACCCCGCGGTCGAAGGCCTGGTGGTAGGGCTTGGCGCCCTTGAAACCCGGCAGGAACGAGTGGTGGATGTTGATGGCCCGCCCGTGCAGGGACCGGCACGCGTCGTCGGAGAGGACCTGCATGTAGCGGGCCAGGACGACGAGGTCGGCCTCGTGCTCCTCGACGAGTTCCAGCAGCCGCGCCTCGGCCCGGGGTTTCGTCGCCGCGGTGACCGGGACGTGGTGGAAGGGCAGACCCGCGGCCTCGGCCATCGGCCGCAGGTCCTCGTGGTTGGACACGACGGCGACGATCTCGCCGCCGAGGCTGCCCGAACGCCAGCGGAAGACGAGGTCGTTGAGGCAGTGCCCCATCTTGGAGACCATCACCAGGATGCGGGTGGGACGTTCCCCGGCGAGGGAGAACTCCATCCCGTACTCCGCCGCCACCGGCGCGAACTCGGCCTCCAGGTCGCTGATGCACGTCTCCCCCGAGAACGCCGTCCGCGAGTAGAGCTTCCCGCTGGTCCGGTCGTCGAACTGCTGGTGCTCGACGATGTCGCAGCCGTGCGAGAACAGGAACGAGCTGACGGCGTGCACGATGCCCGGACGCTGGGGACAACTCAACGTCAGGGTGCGGGGGACGTTCATCCGCGGATCTTCTCCATCCCGGGGTCGACGAGGGGTTCGGCCGCGACGCTCGCCGCGACCGGCCGTCCGAAGTACGAGATCTCGACGCCGTCACCGACCTGCAGGGACGCGGGCAACCAGGCGTAGGCGATCGGCCGCCCGACGGTGTGGCCGAACGCGGCGCTGGTGACGTAGCCGGCGACGGCGCCACCCACCGACACGGGCTCACCCCCCAGCACGACGGATGAACCGTCGTCGACGGTGAGGCAGGTCAGCCTGCGCTGCACCGTGTCCGCGGACACCCCGGCGAGCGCGGGGCCCCCGGTGAAGCTGTCCAGCGGGGACCGGACGGCGAAACCCACCCCGGCCTCGTAGGGGTTGTGCTCAGTGGTCATGTCGGTCCCCCACGACCGGTAGCCCTTCTCGAGCCGGAGGCTGTTGAAGGCGGCCCGCCCGGCGGCGACGATCCCGGAGTCCTGACCGGCGCTCCACAGCGCGTCCCACAACCGGGCGCCGTGCTCGGCGCTGGTGTAGATCTCCCAGCCCAGCTCGCCGACGTAGGACAGCCGCATCGCGGTGACCGGAACCCCGCCGACGGTCGCCGCCTTTGCCCGGAAGTACTTCAGCGCGTCGTTGGAGAAGTCGTCGGCGGAGACCCGCTCGATGACGTCGCGGGCCAGCGGGCCCCACAACCCGATGCAGCAGGTGCCCCCGGTGGTGTCCCGCACCGAGACGCCCGCAGGGGCCTCCCGTTCGAGGTGGGCGACGTCGGCCCCGGAGTTGATGCCGATCTGGAACTCCTCCGCACCGAGCCGGGCGACCGTCACGTCGCTGCGCACGCCGCCGGCGGGGTCGAGGAACAACGTGTAGGTGACGGACCCGATCGACTTGTCCATCTTCGACGTCGTCAGCCGTTCGAGGAACTCCACCGCGCCGGGGCCGGACACGACGACCCGCTTGAGCGGGGTCATGTCGTACATCGCGACGGCGGTGCGGGTCTTCCACGCCTCCACGGCCGCGATGGGTGAGTGGAACTGCGCGGCCCAGGGTTCCCGGACCGGCGGGACCCACTCCGCCGGCAATTGCTCCAGCAGCGAAGCGTTCGCCTCGTACCAGTGCGGGCGTTCCCACCCGCCCGCCTCGAGGAAGAACGCGCCCAGAGCCTGCTCGCGCGCGTGGAAGGGCGAGACCCGCAGGTCGCGCGGGGACTGCCGGGGCTGCAACGGGTGCAGGATGTCGTAGACCTCGACGAAGTTCTGCTGCGCGGTCTCGCTGACGTAGCCGGGGTCGAGCTGGACGTCCTCGAACCGGTGGACGTC
This region includes:
- a CDS encoding GcvT family protein, which gives rise to MTDPRVVIIGAGIVGANLADELALRGWTDVTVLDQGPLPLTGGSTSHAPGLVFQANASRTMTELARYTRDKFSGLDVDGAWCFNPVGGLEVATTPERLAEIERRLGWLQGSGVGAEVLSPAECVAKHPLLDREQVLGGLYVPTDGLAKAPRAVTALIRRASAAGVEFRGGVRVLGVEQSGGRVTGVTTTDGLVPADVVVSAAGFWGPAIGAMVGMRVPLLPLAHQYARTGQVEELVGRNSELQEAGLPILRHQDRDLYYREHGDRVGIGSYAHRPMPVSLTDLDEDGEVTATSMPSMQPFTEEDFAPSWEDTLTLLPALARTKVEEGFNGIFSFTPDGGSLVGESREVAGFFVAEAVWVTHSAGVARAVAELLVDGRSSVDLHALDVHRFEDVQLDPGYVSETAQQNFVEVYDILHPLQPRQSPRDLRVSPFHAREQALGAFFLEAGGWERPHWYEANASLLEQLPAEWVPPVREPWAAQFHSPIAAVEAWKTRTAVAMYDMTPLKRVVVSGPGAVEFLERLTTSKMDKSIGSVTYTLFLDPAGGVRSDVTVARLGAEEFQIGINSGADVAHLEREAPAGVSVRDTTGGTCCIGLWGPLARDVIERVSADDFSNDALKYFRAKAATVGGVPVTAMRLSYVGELGWEIYTSAEHGARLWDALWSAGQDSGIVAAGRAAFNSLRLEKGYRSWGTDMTTEHNPYEAGVGFAVRSPLDSFTGGPALAGVSADTVQRRLTCLTVDDGSSVVLGGEPVSVGGAVAGYVTSAAFGHTVGRPIAYAWLPASLQVGDGVEISYFGRPVAASVAAEPLVDPGMEKIRG
- the purU gene encoding formyltetrahydrofolate deformylase, with the protein product MNVPRTLTLSCPQRPGIVHAVSSFLFSHGCDIVEHQQFDDRTSGKLYSRTAFSGETCISDLEAEFAPVAAEYGMEFSLAGERPTRILVMVSKMGHCLNDLVFRWRSGSLGGEIVAVVSNHEDLRPMAEAAGLPFHHVPVTAATKPRAEARLLELVEEHEADLVVLARYMQVLSDDACRSLHGRAINIHHSFLPGFKGAKPYHQAFDRGVKLVGATAHYVTPDLDEGPIIEQEVIRIDHTHDPVALATVGRDAEALALSRAVKWHCQQRVLLNGHSTVVFR
- a CDS encoding bifunctional 3-phenylpropionate/cinnamic acid dioxygenase ferredoxin subunit; this translates as MSAGTRVVACPLAALPPGEVVRLDRPELTAPVSVFNVDGELFAIDDTCTHADESLAEGWVEDCAVECPRHASAFDLRTGVPWSPPALTPVRTHLVEVVDGEVVVEVGTPRPN